In a genomic window of Cyanobacteria bacterium FACHB-DQ100:
- a CDS encoding biopolymer transporter ExbD: MRLPEEPDLPPQIYLAPLIDVVFALLTFFIMSTLFLTRSQGLPVSLPKAVTAEAQKTAQIVVTINPKGEIAVDKKPIVIDTLPATVREILSRNRQAVVVINADERVSHGQVITVMDRLRSIPGIRLGIATRQS, translated from the coding sequence ATGCGTCTTCCTGAAGAGCCAGACCTACCCCCGCAAATTTATCTTGCGCCTCTGATCGATGTGGTGTTTGCGCTATTGACATTCTTTATTATGTCTACGCTGTTTTTAACGCGATCGCAAGGTCTCCCCGTTTCGCTTCCGAAAGCTGTCACGGCTGAAGCCCAAAAAACAGCTCAGATTGTGGTGACGATTAATCCAAAGGGAGAAATCGCAGTTGATAAAAAGCCGATTGTGATTGATACGCTTCCAGCGACAGTGCGTGAAATCTTGAGCCGCAATCGCCAAGCGGTTGTCGTAATCAATGCCGACGAAAGAGTTTCGCATGGTCAAGTGATTACCGTAATGGATCGATTGCGATCGATTCCTGGGATTCGGCTAGGAATCGCAACTCGTCAGTCGTAA
- a CDS encoding MotA/TolQ/ExbB proton channel family protein translates to MPNWFIAGGVVMIPLLLFSILAVALILERSLFWVKISQRQQRVAREVMNVYKRNPIAAFQMLEKNSDLPIARIFLAALELEQATPEEFRLALESAGMAEIPLLKRFNTVFDTIVGLAPLLGLLGTVTGLITSFASLRLGDVGGANTLGVTGGISEALISTAAGLVVAIFTLFFANLFRGLYTKQLALIQEYGGQLELLYRRRHAI, encoded by the coding sequence ATGCCTAACTGGTTCATTGCTGGCGGAGTTGTGATGATTCCGTTGCTGCTGTTTTCAATTTTGGCAGTGGCACTGATTCTAGAACGATCGCTGTTTTGGGTAAAAATTTCTCAGCGTCAGCAGCGAGTCGCTAGAGAAGTGATGAATGTTTACAAGCGCAATCCGATCGCTGCCTTTCAGATGTTAGAGAAAAATTCAGATTTACCGATCGCTCGAATCTTTCTTGCAGCTTTAGAGCTGGAGCAAGCCACGCCTGAAGAATTCCGGCTGGCACTCGAAAGTGCGGGTATGGCAGAGATTCCACTGTTAAAACGGTTTAACACGGTGTTTGATACGATCGTCGGTCTCGCCCCGCTCCTTGGCTTACTGGGAACCGTAACCGGACTAATTACTTCATTTGCTTCATTGCGCTTGGGGGATGTGGGAGGAGCCAATACACTAGGGGTAACGGGTGGAATTAGTGAAGCGTTGATTTCAACCGCAGCAGGCTTGGTCGTTGCCATTTTTACGCTATTTTTTGCGAATCTCTTTCGCGGTTTGTACACCAAACAACTCGCACTGATTCAAGAATACGGTGGACAATTAGAATTGCTTTACCGTCGTCGCCACGCTATCTGA
- the thyX gene encoding FAD-dependent thymidylate synthase — translation MSDLPDPTAQSPWIDPLNDGKSRIALLSHMGSDLDIVNDARASFDKVSIDLDDKDIKLIRYLIQHHHTSPFRGVVFKFKVKAPLFVARQWWKHVIASSHNDEQVGWNEKSFRYVAIEDSEDFYIPASFRQQSKSNRQATFGEIPEAQNQKALEIYRAQCEASYKAYKDLLELGVGREQARGVLVPSVYTSWVWTVSLQAVLHFIGLRKGEGAQQEIHFYADAISQLIQPIVPQTIGAWEELNRSF, via the coding sequence ATGTCTGACTTGCCCGACCCTACAGCACAATCGCCCTGGATCGATCCGCTCAACGATGGCAAAAGTCGAATCGCGCTGCTGTCGCATATGGGCAGTGATTTAGACATTGTGAATGATGCCAGGGCTAGCTTTGATAAGGTGTCGATCGATCTCGATGACAAAGACATCAAGCTGATTCGCTATCTAATTCAGCATCACCACACCTCACCGTTTCGAGGTGTGGTGTTTAAATTCAAAGTGAAAGCGCCGCTCTTTGTCGCACGCCAATGGTGGAAGCACGTTATCGCCTCAAGCCACAACGATGAGCAAGTCGGTTGGAACGAAAAGAGTTTTCGCTATGTGGCGATCGAAGATTCCGAAGACTTTTACATTCCTGCTTCATTCCGTCAGCAGTCCAAGAGTAATCGACAAGCAACATTCGGCGAGATTCCCGAAGCGCAAAACCAAAAAGCGCTCGAAATCTACCGCGCTCAATGTGAAGCCAGCTACAAGGCTTATAAAGACTTGCTTGAACTTGGAGTCGGTCGAGAGCAAGCGCGAGGCGTTTTGGTTCCAAGCGTCTACACTTCTTGGGTTTGGACAGTTTCATTGCAAGCGGTACTCCACTTCATCGGACTGCGAAAAGGCGAAGGCGCGCAGCAAGAAATTCACTTCTACGCCGATGCCATTTCTCAATTGATTCAGCCGATCGTGCCGCAAACGATCGGCGCTTGGGAAGAATTGAACCGATCGTTCTAG
- a CDS encoding MotA/TolQ/ExbB proton channel family protein, whose product MNIIELFEKGGITMLPLFVLSILSLGAIIERSWFWFNVLNKEKEVAGRILETSRRDWDGAVEIARQSYDQPIGRFLYAPMRLQNPDPELFRLALESSADEEIASMRRGDKILEAVIALAPLLGLLGTVIGLILSLRSIRIGDIGTASTAGVTTGIGEALISTAAGLVVAIFSLVFYRVFQGLIFNQAKIFRRTGNDLELLYRQKWQLTHNKFDRKDG is encoded by the coding sequence ATGAATATCATCGAACTATTTGAAAAAGGCGGCATAACGATGCTGCCGTTGTTTGTTCTCTCAATCTTGTCGCTTGGAGCCATTATTGAGCGATCGTGGTTTTGGTTCAACGTCCTCAATAAAGAGAAAGAAGTCGCCGGACGAATTCTCGAAACTTCGCGGCGCGATTGGGATGGGGCAGTTGAAATTGCGCGGCAGTCCTATGATCAACCGATCGGACGCTTCCTTTATGCTCCGATGCGCTTGCAAAATCCCGATCCGGAGCTGTTTCGTCTGGCGCTGGAATCTTCTGCCGATGAGGAGATCGCTTCAATGCGGCGCGGCGACAAAATTCTCGAAGCTGTGATCGCGCTGGCTCCACTGCTCGGACTGTTGGGAACTGTGATCGGTCTAATTCTGTCGTTGCGATCGATCCGAATCGGCGACATTGGAACCGCTTCCACCGCCGGGGTAACAACCGGGATCGGGGAAGCGTTGATTAGTACCGCAGCGGGGCTAGTTGTAGCAATCTTCAGCCTTGTGTTTTACCGCGTCTTTCAAGGATTGATTTTCAATCAGGCAAAGATCTTTCGTCGCACAGGCAACGATCTAGAATTGCTGTACCGCCAGAAATGGCAACTGACTCACAATAAGTTTGATCGCAAAGATGGTTAG
- the cobO gene encoding cob(I)yrinic acid a,c-diamide adenosyltransferase — protein sequence MSDALNAEQHRLKMQRRKQVQDQRIADRTREKGLIIVNTGNGKGKTTAALGMVLRSLGHGYKVAIVQFIKGAWEPAEKAAFEHWGDQLEFHAMGEGFTWETQDRDRDILKATEAWERALSYIQNPNFRLVLLDEVNVALKLGYLEVETVLAGLDQKPEDSHVILTGRGAPAALVDRADLVTEMTIVKHPFREQGIKAQPGIEF from the coding sequence ATGTCTGACGCTTTAAACGCGGAACAGCACCGCCTGAAAATGCAGCGCCGCAAACAAGTCCAGGATCAACGCATTGCCGATCGCACCCGTGAAAAAGGCTTGATTATCGTGAACACCGGAAACGGAAAAGGAAAAACTACTGCAGCTTTAGGAATGGTGTTACGCTCCTTGGGTCACGGCTACAAAGTCGCGATCGTGCAATTCATCAAAGGCGCATGGGAACCTGCGGAGAAAGCTGCATTCGAGCACTGGGGCGATCAGCTTGAGTTTCATGCAATGGGAGAAGGCTTTACCTGGGAAACCCAAGATCGCGATCGCGATATTCTCAAAGCCACAGAAGCCTGGGAAAGAGCACTCTCTTATATTCAGAATCCCAACTTTCGATTAGTCTTGCTCGATGAAGTCAATGTCGCTCTGAAGCTGGGCTATCTCGAAGTAGAAACCGTTTTAGCAGGACTCGACCAAAAACCAGAAGACTCTCATGTCATTCTCACCGGAAGAGGGGCACCCGCTGCTCTCGTTGATCGAGCAGATCTCGTCACCGAAATGACGATCGTGAAGCATCCCTTCCGCGAACAAGGGATCAAAGCTCAGCCGGGAATTGAGTTTTAA
- a CDS encoding biopolymer transporter ExbD, protein MKINLDSPADEAQIQIVPLIDVIFCILTFFILAALQLTRQQGIGLDLPQSQTSSVLMSEMLVIGLDSNGQTYLSNQGQRQLIDRSQLLQLVQAYHQQQPEGLLVLEAAQTAFYNDVIQVLDVMRSVAADKVALSTAPGNQPGQPQPGQTQAPGTIPQITPAPNLIPSPTAPTNITPINPNLTPTAPAQPTAPQAPAPSNTVPTAPGEAVPQSP, encoded by the coding sequence ATGAAAATTAATCTCGACTCTCCCGCCGATGAAGCTCAGATCCAAATCGTTCCGCTAATCGATGTGATCTTTTGTATTCTGACCTTCTTTATCCTAGCTGCGCTTCAACTAACTCGTCAGCAGGGTATCGGATTAGACCTGCCGCAGTCTCAAACCAGTAGCGTTCTGATGAGTGAAATGCTTGTCATTGGGCTAGATTCAAATGGACAAACGTATTTATCGAATCAGGGACAGCGGCAACTCATCGATCGCTCTCAACTCCTACAACTTGTTCAGGCATATCATCAGCAGCAGCCCGAAGGCTTATTAGTGCTCGAAGCGGCTCAAACTGCCTTTTATAACGATGTGATTCAAGTGCTGGATGTGATGCGATCGGTTGCCGCTGATAAAGTTGCGCTTTCGACTGCACCTGGCAATCAACCGGGACAGCCACAACCCGGACAAACACAAGCGCCCGGAACCATCCCGCAAATTACTCCGGCTCCAAACCTCATTCCCAGTCCGACTGCTCCAACCAACATTACGCCGATTAATCCGAATCTCACGCCGACCGCTCCGGCTCAGCCTACTGCTCCACAGGCTCCGGCTCCTTCAAATACCGTTCCAACCGCTCCCGGTGAAGCAGTTCCTCAATCTCCGTAG
- a CDS encoding BrnT family toxin codes for MKFQWDRHKASSNEQKHEVTFEEAVTVFADPLAITIDDPRHSIGEIRLVTIGNSTRFRLLIVSHTERDGEIRLISARLATQKERRVYESGE; via the coding sequence ATGAAGTTTCAATGGGATCGACACAAGGCAAGCTCTAATGAACAAAAACATGAAGTAACGTTTGAAGAAGCAGTGACTGTTTTTGCTGATCCGTTAGCGATTACGATCGATGATCCGAGACATTCCATCGGAGAAATTCGACTGGTCACGATCGGCAACTCGACGCGATTTCGATTGTTGATTGTGTCGCATACTGAAAGAGACGGTGAAATTCGGCTGATTAGCGCTCGTCTAGCCACTCAAAAAGAAAGGAGGGTTTATGAATCAGGAGAATAA
- a CDS encoding DUF2993 domain-containing protein: MFGGFTGFKPPTNNTDFGEQMLNSVLSQSIRHLFTQSESVDVSLKCFPSSKLLQGSIDSFKMSGRGLLIRREFWVEEMWFETDAVSIDFGSVLSGKIRLKQAAQAVAKVILTEAGLNKAFQSELVKPRMENITEASLMNLSGGEPVAFSEVVLKLLPENQIQISAKAALPNGLIPICLTATIAIERRRRILFQNPQFIVDDIPEAQRGVSELLSNTFAEILNNMVDLDRFNLDGVTMRLNRLETEDDKLIFSGYAEVTHFPKQG; this comes from the coding sequence ATGTTTGGCGGATTTACTGGCTTCAAGCCCCCCACCAATAACACGGACTTCGGCGAACAGATGCTGAACTCTGTGTTGAGTCAATCGATTCGCCATCTGTTTACGCAGAGTGAGTCTGTGGATGTTTCACTCAAATGTTTTCCATCAAGCAAGCTGTTGCAGGGCAGCATTGACAGCTTCAAAATGAGCGGACGTGGGTTGCTGATCCGCCGTGAATTCTGGGTTGAGGAGATGTGGTTTGAAACCGATGCGGTGTCGATCGATTTCGGCTCTGTCCTATCGGGTAAGATTCGCCTCAAGCAAGCGGCTCAAGCTGTTGCAAAGGTCATCCTTACAGAAGCGGGTCTGAATAAGGCATTTCAGTCTGAACTAGTTAAGCCTCGAATGGAAAACATTACGGAAGCGTCATTGATGAATCTCTCCGGGGGTGAACCTGTTGCCTTCTCGGAAGTTGTTCTGAAGCTTCTGCCCGAAAATCAAATCCAGATTTCTGCAAAAGCAGCATTACCGAATGGACTCATTCCAATTTGCTTAACTGCAACGATCGCGATCGAACGTCGTCGTCGCATTCTGTTTCAAAATCCACAATTTATTGTTGATGACATTCCTGAAGCTCAACGTGGAGTGTCAGAGCTTTTGAGCAATACCTTTGCTGAGATTTTAAATAATATGGTGGATCTCGATCGATTTAATCTTGATGGTGTGACGATGCGCCTAAATCGCTTAGAAACTGAAGACGATAAGCTGATTTTTAGCGGTTATGCAGAAGTCACGCATTTTCCGAAACAGGGTTAA
- a CDS encoding N-acetylmuramoyl-L-alanine amidase yields the protein MKRLFQVLAIVLVGFATFLIAVQSGQAEWLDGLRIKTSQPRLISFQQNIAEASDLLSSACAIKPVSRGGRPRNLPAIQGTPSLSRFRQDSPPSSTYQPREEVALAHPSNFGRRFAQDLYGRPVSNEPIVVLHETVGSGSSAINYFRTPHPNDNDQVSYHALIRENGNVVYLVPPDRRAFGAGNSVFNGNKGEEAVKTNPTFPPSVNNFAYHISLVTPPDGRDDGARHSGYTRAQYQSLAWLVAKTGISNDRISTHQLVDRSRSRRDPRSFNTQLFAQLLDAFPKTSDISMQCTLPAIAQEE from the coding sequence ATGAAGAGGCTTTTTCAGGTTCTTGCGATCGTCCTAGTCGGGTTTGCTACATTTTTGATTGCTGTTCAATCGGGACAAGCCGAATGGCTCGATGGGCTTCGGATCAAGACCTCCCAACCCCGGTTGATTAGTTTTCAGCAAAATATTGCCGAGGCAAGCGATCTGCTATCGAGCGCTTGTGCCATTAAACCCGTCTCAAGAGGCGGTAGACCCCGAAATCTTCCCGCCATTCAAGGCACTCCTTCTCTGAGTCGATTCCGCCAAGACTCGCCCCCTAGCTCGACTTATCAACCGAGAGAAGAAGTTGCTCTAGCACATCCTTCAAACTTCGGACGACGATTTGCTCAAGATCTGTACGGTCGTCCGGTCAGCAATGAGCCGATCGTCGTTCTGCATGAAACCGTGGGGTCGGGCAGCTCTGCGATTAACTACTTTAGAACGCCCCACCCGAATGATAATGATCAAGTGAGCTATCACGCTCTCATTCGGGAAAACGGTAATGTGGTTTATCTTGTTCCGCCCGATCGTCGTGCTTTTGGAGCCGGAAACTCTGTGTTTAATGGCAATAAAGGGGAAGAAGCGGTCAAAACAAATCCCACCTTTCCGCCTTCTGTCAACAATTTTGCTTACCATATCTCGCTAGTGACACCGCCTGATGGACGAGACGATGGAGCTAGACATAGCGGCTACACTCGCGCTCAATATCAGTCCTTGGCTTGGCTAGTCGCCAAAACAGGCATTTCCAACGATCGCATTAGTACCCATCAGCTTGTTGATCGATCAAGGTCGCGACGTGATCCCCGCAGCTTCAATACCCAGCTCTTCGCCCAACTTCTGGATGCTTTCCCGAAGACGAGCGACATTTCAATGCAGTGCACATTGCCTGCGATCGCTCAAGAAGAATAA
- a CDS encoding deoxyhypusine synthase — translation MSKLLSRKITPAPIPNDISVVDLIDGYFTAYNSARLREVCHLLSREVMQAGVTVGVSLSGAMTPAGFGTSVLAPLMQNGFIDWIISTGANLYHDLHYGLGLDLYASNPFVDDVKLRDEGRIRIYDIIFDYDVLLGTDAFIRQIIQAEPFQKRMGTAEFHYLLGKYVHEVERKLGVKHPSLLATAYECGVPVYTSSPGDSSIGMNLAAMALEGSKLQIDPLLDVNETAAIAYSARESGNSNIEGKSAALIIGGGSPKNFLLQTQPQLHEVLGLEERGHDFFVQITDARPDTGGLSGATPNEAVSWGKVDPDELPNTIVCYTDSTIALPIMTAYVINQCAPRPLKRLYDQREAMLAKLKADYQAAKLQPAHLATESISGAERQSVATYPCGTPIRSR, via the coding sequence ATGTCCAAGCTTCTTAGCCGCAAGATTACACCCGCCCCCATTCCAAATGATATTAGCGTGGTGGATTTAATCGACGGATATTTTACCGCTTACAATTCTGCGCGATTGCGCGAGGTGTGCCATCTGCTGAGCCGCGAAGTGATGCAAGCAGGGGTGACGGTTGGTGTGAGTTTGTCAGGAGCGATGACTCCGGCGGGTTTTGGAACTTCGGTGTTAGCGCCCTTGATGCAGAATGGCTTTATTGATTGGATCATCAGCACGGGTGCAAATCTGTATCACGATCTGCATTACGGTTTGGGGCTAGATCTCTACGCCAGCAATCCGTTTGTCGATGATGTGAAACTGCGTGACGAGGGGCGCATTCGCATTTACGACATCATTTTTGATTATGATGTGCTGCTCGGAACGGATGCGTTTATCCGCCAAATTATTCAGGCGGAACCGTTTCAGAAACGGATGGGAACGGCTGAGTTTCATTACCTCCTGGGTAAATATGTGCATGAGGTGGAACGCAAGCTGGGGGTAAAACATCCTTCTTTGCTGGCAACGGCTTACGAGTGCGGTGTTCCGGTCTACACTTCGTCGCCGGGAGATAGTTCGATCGGGATGAATTTGGCGGCGATGGCGCTGGAAGGCTCGAAGCTGCAAATTGATCCGCTACTGGATGTGAATGAGACAGCGGCGATCGCATATTCTGCGCGTGAGTCTGGTAATTCCAACATTGAGGGCAAGAGTGCTGCACTGATTATTGGGGGCGGCAGTCCGAAGAATTTCCTGCTGCAAACTCAGCCTCAATTGCATGAGGTGTTGGGTTTGGAAGAGCGCGGACATGATTTCTTTGTGCAGATTACCGATGCTCGACCGGATACCGGTGGATTGTCGGGGGCAACGCCGAATGAAGCGGTAAGCTGGGGCAAAGTTGATCCCGATGAGTTGCCAAATACGATCGTCTGCTATACCGACAGCACGATCGCGCTTCCAATCATGACGGCGTATGTGATCAATCAATGTGCCCCACGTCCGTTGAAGCGATTGTACGATCAGCGTGAAGCAATGCTGGCGAAGCTGAAAGCAGATTATCAAGCGGCAAAACTCCAGCCTGCTCATCTGGCTACGGAGTCAATCTCAGGTGCGGAACGTCAATCTGTTGCAACTTATCCTTGCGGTACTCCGATCCGGAGTCGGTAG